The DNA segment GATGCGCCCGACATGCCATTGGCGGGTTATCAAGGCCAGCCCAACCGCCCTGAACGTGTGCGTCAGGTCTTCGAAACGCTATGCCAGCTCAGGCCCGAATCTCCCGCAGTGATTGCTGAGGCCATATTGGTAAATACTGATAGATTATTCGGTATTTCCGCGTAGTTTTAGATTCATTGCTAACTATTCTAAATGCAGCTGAATTATTCATTTTTATTGATGTGATGGATGTCTCATTTTAATGATTTTGGATGCTTCAGGTTGTATAAAACTGTGACAGCGCTGACCAATAATTCTTCTCTCCTCGGTATAATCGCCGCCATCGGCAATGTGAATCTTTCGTCGATACTCAATCAAAAAATCTAACGCGTTACAGGGACTATTCCATGCAACTTATTATGAGCGTGGTAGGGATGGCGGTACTCATTCTGATTGCCGTGCTACTTTCGAGCAATCGTCGTGCTATCAACCTACGCACCGTGATTGGCGCATTTCTTATTCAGGTCGTTATCGGCGCGTTCGTGCTTTATGTCCCCACTGGGCGGGATGTGTTGGGTGCCATGTCTTCCGGCGTCGCCAACGTGATTGCCTACGGAAATGAAGGGATTTCATTTATTTTTGGCGGGTTGGTGTCTGACAAGATGTTTGAAGTCTTCGGCGGTGGCGGGTTTGTATTCGCACTGCGTGTTTTGCCCGTTATTGTTTTCTTCTCTTCATTAATTGCCGTGCTGTATTACCTCGGCATCATGCAAATCGTTATCCGTTTACTCGGCGGCGGCTTGCAGAAACTGTTGGGCACTTCTCGCACAGAATCACTGTCTGCAACTGCAAATATCTTTGTGGGTCAGACTGAAGCACCGCTGGTGGTTCGCCCATATATTTCCACCATGACGCAGTCTGAGCTGTTTGCCGTGATGTGTGGCGGTTTAGCTTCGGTGGCGGGTTCGGTATTGGCAGGTTATGCGCAAATGGGCGTGCCGTTGGAGTATCTGATTGCAGCGTCATTTATGGCGGCTCCGGGCGGCTTACTCTTTGCCAAGCTGATTGTGCCTGAAACAGAAAAAACCCACGACAAAACTGACGCAGCGGCGCTGATTGCTGAAGAAGATCGTCCGGCTAACGTGATTGATGCGGCGGCGGCGGGGGCGGCGTCTGGTATGCAGTTGGCGTTGAACGTGGGCGCGATGCTGTTGGCGTTTATCGCGTTGATTGCGCTTGTTAACGGTATGCTGGGCGGTATCGGTGGCTGGTTCGACTATCCGCAGCTTTCGCTGGAATTGATCTTAGGTTGGGTGTTCTCGCCGATTGCTTATCTGATTGGTGTGCCGTGGAGCGAATCCCAGATTGCGGGTTCTTTCATTGGTCAGAAGATTATCGTGAATGAATTTGTGGCATTCATGAACTTTGGTGAATATCTCAAAGCGGATGCGGAAGTTGCCGCAGCGGGCTTACAGGTTCTCTCCGACCATACCAAAGCGATTATCTCCTTTGCACTATGCGGGTTTGCGAACCTCTCCTCGGTGGCTATTCTGCTCGGAGGTTTGGGAAGCATGGCACCTACGCGTCGTCATGATATCGCCCGCTTCGGTCTGAAAGCCGTGGCCGCAGGTACGTTATCAAACCTGATGAGCGCCACAATTGCCGGGTTCTTCCTCGCGCTGTAATGGTTTTACTCAATCTCCAGCCCGCTTGTTGGGCTGGAGGTTTTGACTCCCCCGGTAACTAAGCCTTACCTTCGACTTTAAACGGATCGATACCGCGCAGCTGCATGCGGCGAAAACGGATAATATTGAAGCCGTTCATCAGCAAAAAACTCCCTTCAATCAGTGAACCGCCAATCGAGCCCAGCCAAATATTATGTGTGACCCAGCAAGCCGTGGAACACCACATGACGCAGCGCGTGGTTAATCCTTTGGTTCGAAAGAGCGCCCAAGTACTGGCAACGGTGCCAATAATCGGCAGCAACTCCATTGCGTGCTGTAGGCTATAGCCGCCAAATCCCAGCGTGAGAGCAATAAAAATAAACATCACCCAATTGCTGCGTGTACGAGTAGATATCACGGTACGAATGGCATTAAGTTCGGCGGCAGCGGCGGCTGAATGCGCGCCCATCAGGAAAAAATGCAGACCAATAATGGCTGAATAAATAGAGAGTTGGTATTTGAAGCGCAGCTCATTGCGATTGAAAAAAGTGGT comes from the Hafnia alvei genome and includes:
- a CDS encoding NupC/NupG family nucleoside CNT transporter, coding for MSVVGMAVLILIAVLLSSNRRAINLRTVIGAFLIQVVIGAFVLYVPTGRDVLGAMSSGVANVIAYGNEGISFIFGGLVSDKMFEVFGGGGFVFALRVLPVIVFFSSLIAVLYYLGIMQIVIRLLGGGLQKLLGTSRTESLSATANIFVGQTEAPLVVRPYISTMTQSELFAVMCGGLASVAGSVLAGYAQMGVPLEYLIAASFMAAPGGLLFAKLIVPETEKTHDKTDAAALIAEEDRPANVIDAAAAGAASGMQLALNVGAMLLAFIALIALVNGMLGGIGGWFDYPQLSLELILGWVFSPIAYLIGVPWSESQIAGSFIGQKIIVNEFVAFMNFGEYLKADAEVAAAGLQVLSDHTKAIISFALCGFANLSSVAILLGGLGSMAPTRRHDIARFGLKAVAAGTLSNLMSATIAGFFLAL
- a CDS encoding YgjV family protein; the protein is MHSYEWFAQGVGFFAFLVGITTFFNRNELRFKYQLSIYSAIIGLHFFLMGAHSAAAAAELNAIRTVISTRTRSNWVMFIFIALTLGFGGYSLQHAMELLPIIGTVASTWALFRTKGLTTRCVMWCSTACWVTHNIWLGSIGGSLIEGSFLLMNGFNIIRFRRMQLRGIDPFKVEGKA